The genomic window AGGCCTCGGGAGTCCTCGCCATGACCGAGTTGTCGTAGTACGGGCGTCAAGGCGTCGATCCAATCGCTGAAGTATTTGGCGACACGGTTACCGAACAGGGCACGTTCCATGCCGAGCGAAAACGCACCGAACAGGCACACCCGTCGACCGGATTGGAAATACTTCAGGGTCTGGGCGAACATGTTCTGTGACCGCACTCGGGCGTCCGTCGCAGCCTGTAGAGGTGCGAATACATTGACCTGGAACCAGAGGTCGACGTCGTCGAGCACTGCCTCGGCCATCTCCGTCTTTCCACGAGGAAAGAAGTGGTAGAGGCTCCCTTTGCCGAGGCCGGTCCTCTTGCTGATGACCGACAACGACGACCCGGTCCAGCCGAGATCACCGAACACACCGGCCAGGACTGGCACGACATCGCGTCGGTCGGCAGTTGCTCGTGACACAGTTACTCCTCAAGGACCGACAAGCTCCGGCGCAAGACGATGCGAAGGAACGGTTCCTCACTGTACCTACCGGTACAACCACCGCGAATCAACCCCCACGGAGCATACGATCGACACACGACGCACGCGTCTCGCCGGGTATCTCTTCGGGTTCGCTGCCACCCAATACTTGCTGGCCGAGGCCGTCACCATCGTCGGATTCGACGGCTACAGCATTGCCCGCGACACCGTCAGCGAACTCGGTGTGCCTGAGGAATCGGACTGGCATCGGCTGATGAATGTCGCATTCTGCATCTCGGCGGCATCGGTAGCCGCCGCAGGGCTGTGCTCGGCGCATCTGATCAATGCGCGACGACGACCGTTCTACCTCGGTTCGATCGCTGCGTACTCGCTCGGCAGTGCGCTGGTCGCTACTGTGCACTCCGGGCAGGGGAACGCGCACGTGGTGGGAGCCGTACTTGCAATCGGTGCCGGAAACGTCATTCCACTGCTGGTCGGAACCGGTGTACCGGCGTGCCCGCGATGGTATGCGCGCGGAAGTGTCGCTCTCGGTGCGCTGGGAACACTCGCGTCCGCAGTGCTCGTCACGGGTCTCGCGCCGGTCGGTGCCGTCGAGAGGGCGTCGATCTATGGGTTCGTCGGTTGGGAACTTCTGACGGCAGTGGCTGTTGGACAGAAGATCGCGTCAGTGCGAGGGGGCCGGTGACCAGGCGATTGGGTGTTAGCGGTCCGGTGCATGTACGGTAGTGAAACACCCGACGCGGGGTGGAGCAGCTCGGTAGCTCGCTGGGCTCATAACCCAGAGGTCGCAGGTTCAAATCCTGTCCCCGCTACCAACGCAGTACAGAAATCCCCCGGAAGCTCAGCTTCCGGGGGATTTCTGCTTTCCAGTGTCGATTTCAGCCGTGTTGATTCAGCCGATGCGGGGTCAACACTGGTGCCGCGTGACCGCTATTGCAGGCGGAACCGGACGATGTCGGTGACGTTGTCGATGGCGTCGTTGATCGCCCGCAGACGATCCGAGGCCCCGAGAGACTCCAACACGTCCTGACGGTCGGACTCGCCCATCGGCACCAGTCTCGCCAGTGCGTAGAGGCGCGCGCCGGACTCTGCCGGCAGATCGGAGAACGCGGGATCCGGCGGGGGCTCGGAGCCCTCGGCGGCTGCGAGCGAACCGATCAGGGCGTACAGCGAGGTGATCCGCGCCTGCAGTTCGGCGAACTCCGATTCGGTGACCGAGTCCTCGAGATGGTCGGGCCATGGGCGGATGTCGGCGCGCGGGTACGGGTCGTCCTCCAGCCAGGCGTCGACCCTGATGCGCTCTGCGCCAATGCATTCGACGAGATGGCGCCCATCGCCGATGTCCTGGTGCGCGACGATGCGTGCTCGGGTCGCGACATCGTGGCGCACATCGCCGCCTCCTGCCTCGTGGCCCTGCGCGATCAGCACAACGCCGAAGCTTGGATCGTTCGATTCCATGCAGTCGAGGAGCATCAGCTGGTACCGCGGTTCGAAGATGTGCAGCGGAAGCGCTTCCCCGGGCAGCAGCACGCTCCCGAGTGGAAACATGGGAAGTACGGCCATTCCTATTCCGAGACCGCAGCCCGGGTCGGCGCGTCGGCAACGGCACTGGACTGCAGGAATTGGTCGAGAATCTTGAAGAACA from Rhodococcus sp. P1Y includes these protein-coding regions:
- a CDS encoding LON peptidase substrate-binding domain-containing protein — its product is MAVLPMFPLGSVLLPGEALPLHIFEPRYQLMLLDCMESNDPSFGVVLIAQGHEAGGGDVRHDVATRARIVAHQDIGDGRHLVECIGAERIRVDAWLEDDPYPRADIRPWPDHLEDSVTESEFAELQARITSLYALIGSLAAAEGSEPPPDPAFSDLPAESGARLYALARLVPMGESDRQDVLESLGASDRLRAINDAIDNVTDIVRFRLQ
- a CDS encoding DUF998 domain-containing protein; this translates as MLAEAVTIVGFDGYSIARDTVSELGVPEESDWHRLMNVAFCISAASVAAAGLCSAHLINARRRPFYLGSIAAYSLGSALVATVHSGQGNAHVVGAVLAIGAGNVIPLLVGTGVPACPRWYARGSVALGALGTLASAVLVTGLAPVGAVERASIYGFVGWELLTAVAVGQKIASVRGGR
- a CDS encoding TetR/AcrR family transcriptional regulator; the encoded protein is MSRATADRRDVVPVLAGVFGDLGWTGSSLSVISKRTGLGKGSLYHFFPRGKTEMAEAVLDDVDLWFQVNVFAPLQAATDARVRSQNMFAQTLKYFQSGRRVCLFGAFSLGMERALFGNRVAKYFSDWIDALTPVLRQLGHGEDSRGLAEEIVAGIQGALVLARASDDGHSFERLLARLETAALGAAPTGATV